The window CGCGACCTTCGCGTGGCCGGTCGCGGGACCGGTGTCGAGCTTCATGGACGCCGAGCACCCGTTGGGCATCGATATCGGCCTTGCTTCGACGCCTTCGGTGCCGGTCCGGGCGTCCTCGGGCGGTGTCGTGAGCTTCGCCGGTGGGCGCGCATGCTGCAGCTACGGCCTCTACGTAGTAGTCGAGCACCCTGGCGGCCTGACGACCCTCTACGCGCATCTCTCGGAGGTGAAGGTACGCGAGGGCGAGGCAGTGCGGCAGCGGCAGACGGTGGGGATCAGCGGCAGCACCGGCCTGTCGACGTCGGAGCACCTGCACTTCGAGGTGTGGCGCAACGGCGAGCGAATCGACCCGCTGACCGTCCTGCCGCCGCGCGACGAGGAGTCGATCAAAGTCGTCCGCCTGCAGGAGGACGATTAGGTCGCCGCGGCCTTTGATTCGGCCGTTACCCGGTCCATTGCCTCTCGCAAGGGCCCGATCTTGAAGGGCTTGGAGAGCACCGGGTTGCTGACCGTCTGAAGGAACGAGCGCGTGTCCGGGCTAACCGTGTCGCCGGTGATGAAGATGATGCGGCTGGCGAGCGCGGGGTCCTTCTGCCTCAGTTCGCGGTAGAAGGTCGCGCCGTCCATACCGGGCATCTTCATGTCGGTGATGATGACGTCGAAGGGCGCCGAAGCGTCGACGAGCTGCCAGGCTTCGATGCCGGAGGAGCCGACTTCGACGGTGTGGCCGTCCATCTCCAGGATGTCGCGCAGCAGGAGGCGGATGCTCTCCTCGTCGTCGACCACTAGGACGCGGTAGGCGGGCCTGGACGGCATCGCGGCGGCCGGGCCTGCGGCGCCTGTTGTGCCGGCGGGTTCAGGGGCGCCGGCCGCGCCCCCCCGCTGCTCGGGGCTGCCGATGGGGAGCTCGACGACGAAGCGGGCGCCGCCGGTGGGCGAAGGTTCGGCCCAGATGCGGCCGCCGTGCTCGTCAATGATGCTGTAGGAGATCGTGAGGCCCAATCCGGTGCCCTGACCCGCCTCCTTCGTCGTGAAGAAGGGGTCGAAGATGCGGCGCTGGACCTCGGGCGGGATACCGGGGCCGTCGTCGGCGATGCTGATACGGACGCCGGTTGGCGCGCCAGCGGTGCCGGTGATGCCTTCCGTGCGCACGGTGAGCCGGCCGCCACCGTTGGCTTCGAGCATGGCCTGCTCGGCATTTTTCACGATGTTGAAGAAGACCTGCTGGACCTGGTCGGCGTCCACCCAGCAGCGCGGCATGCGCGGGTCCATCTCCATGTCGAGGGCGATGTTGCGGATGGCAAAGTCGTAGCTGCGCAGCTCCAGGACCTGGGCCAGCAGGGAGTTGACGTCGGCCAGCTCCTTGGCCGGCTTGCGCCGGCGGGCGAAGGAGAGGAGGTTCTGGACGATCTTCGCCGCGCGCTCGGCCTCGCCGTAGATGGTGCGCACCTGGGCCTGCGTCGTCTCGTCGAGGTCGCGGGCGAGGAGGAGCTGGGCGAAGCCCATGACCCCGGTGAGGGGGTTGTTGAGCTCGTGGGCGACGCCGGAGACGAGTTGGCCGACGCTGGCCATCTTTTCTGACTGAAGGAGACGCTCCTGGAGCAGGCGCTCCTCCGTCGTGTCCCGGAGGGCGACGAGGCGGGTCTGGCCCTGGGCGATGGCGGCCAGCCGGATGTGCCTCGAGCCGGGCGCCTGAGCGACGAACTCGCGCAGGACAGGGGCGGCGCGCTCCCTGGACTCCGCGAGCGCGTCGAAGACGATGGGTGGGGCGATGCCGCCGTCGCGGCCGTCGATTAGCGGCAGCAAGCCGGCGCCGACTTCGTTGAGGGCGCGGGCGATGCCGGATGCGTCGACTTCGACGACGCCGTCGCCGATGGCGCCGGCCAGGGCGACGAAGGCGTGAGTGAGGGGGGAGATGGGAGCGGGCCGGGTGGCCTCGGGTGCGGCGTTATCGGCGGCGAGAGCCATGGAACCTCCTGTGCCCCAAAGGGGCCGGGACCTGGGCGCCCCCGCCAGCGCGCCGCGGTTACGTTAGCACACAGGCGCGGGGTCTGGCACGGCTTATGTGCGCAGCCAGATGGGGCGCCGGGCCCAGCAGTGGTCACAGAGGTTGGCGAGGCGCGGGACGCGGACCTGGTTTTCGAAGACGGTCTCCTGGCGCCTGCGCACGTGGTGGTCGCAGAAGAGGCCCTTGCAACGGACGCACTGGGCGGCGATCTCCTCACGGCAATCCGCGATGCCACAGGCGCGGACGCGATTACGGCCGGCGACGGCAGCCCTGTAAAGCAGGTGGCGGTCCAGGTCCTCGCGCTTGGCGACGCATTCCTTGCGCGAGCAGACCTCCTGGCGGATGCCCTCAGCGTCGGCGAAGACGACACCGTGGCGGTCGCAGAAGCGGCGGCCACAGTACTGGCAGACGGCGGAGCTCAGCGCGCCGCAGCGGCCGAAGAGCGAGGCTTTCAGCTGACAGCCGGCGACATTGAGGCTCATGCGAGCCATTCTAACCGTACGTTTACGTTCACGTCAAAGGTAGCCGGGTGGAACGCCGGTCCTCCGGGCTCAATCAGGACCATCCGATTTCATATACGCGCGTTGCCGCCCGGGGCGCTCACGATAGGTCGTTTCAGGTCTCCTCGCGCTCGATATCGGGGCATCGCCGATCGCCGGTCAAGGTGATCCCTCATTGGGCGCACTTCAGTCCGCGGGAATACTGCGAAAACCGGGCTTTCAAAGTCGTCTACCGGGGGGAGGAAACGGCTTCGTGACAGTTTCTGACTTCGACCAGCAAACCGCGGACGAAGGTGCGGACCCATCGGGCGAGGACCCGCACTACCTGGACTCCGACCTCTCGAGAGTGGTCCAGGACTACATGCCACTGGTGCGCCACGCCGTGAACCGCGTGGTGGCCGGGGCCAGCAGTTCGACCATCCTGCAGTACGAAGACATGGTCAGCTGCGGCGTACAGGGCCTCATCGAGGCCTTCAAGACCTACGACCCGACGAGGGGGGCGAAGTTTTCGACCTACGCGCTCCCTCGCATCCGCGGCTCGATCCTGGACGCGCTGCGAGCGGCGCACCCGCTACCGCGGTCGCTGCAA is drawn from Dehalococcoidia bacterium and contains these coding sequences:
- a CDS encoding ATP-binding protein, coding for MALAADNAAPEATRPAPISPLTHAFVALAGAIGDGVVEVDASGIARALNEVGAGLLPLIDGRDGGIAPPIVFDALAESRERAAPVLREFVAQAPGSRHIRLAAIAQGQTRLVALRDTTEERLLQERLLQSEKMASVGQLVSGVAHELNNPLTGVMGFAQLLLARDLDETTQAQVRTIYGEAERAAKIVQNLLSFARRRKPAKELADVNSLLAQVLELRSYDFAIRNIALDMEMDPRMPRCWVDADQVQQVFFNIVKNAEQAMLEANGGGRLTVRTEGITGTAGAPTGVRISIADDGPGIPPEVQRRIFDPFFTTKEAGQGTGLGLTISYSIIDEHGGRIWAEPSPTGGARFVVELPIGSPEQRGGAAGAPEPAGTTGAAGPAAAMPSRPAYRVLVVDDEESIRLLLRDILEMDGHTVEVGSSGIEAWQLVDASAPFDVIITDMKMPGMDGATFYRELRQKDPALASRIIFITGDTVSPDTRSFLQTVSNPVLSKPFKIGPLREAMDRVTAESKAAAT
- a CDS encoding M23 family metallopeptidase — encoded protein: MLLLRGGTRAPRVTGAALFLGVAVVLLMAADAALMGVGPGRSAQDQPRVTWADVWPPASQRPFPPPLPPATFAWPVAGPVSSFMDAEHPLGIDIGLASTPSVPVRASSGGVVSFAGGRACCSYGLYVVVEHPGGLTTLYAHLSEVKVREGEAVRQRQTVGISGSTGLSTSEHLHFEVWRNGERIDPLTVLPPRDEESIKVVRLQEDD